A window of the Cucurbita pepo subsp. pepo cultivar mu-cu-16 chromosome LG01, ASM280686v2, whole genome shotgun sequence genome harbors these coding sequences:
- the LOC111805831 gene encoding S-protein homolog 1-like, which yields MEGQGLMRRLPLLLLLLLLLHLVSLTMSVASKKKAETGPEQPDPNQPAIALRKFDVHIRNGLRMYLLDSHCCSKDDDLGVHVVYPDDEQSWSFRGNWLGSTNFHCKLEWAYGFVEFDAFADDLNFVTTFCGDSSCVWTAKQDGVYLADQNGQLVFKDHWEMLP from the coding sequence atggagggGCAGGGGCTCATGCGACGGCTAccactcctcctcctcctcctcctcctcctccacctgGTGTCCTTGACCATGTCGGTGGCCTCGAAAAAGAAGGCAGAAACAGGGCCCGAGCAGCCAGATCCGAACCAACCTGCCATAGCCCTACGCAAGTTTGATGTTCATATACGCAATGGGCTGCGAATGTACTTGTTGGACAGCCATTGCTGCTCCAAAGACGACGATTTGGGGGTGCATGTTGTATACCCAGACGATGAACAAAGCTGGTCGTTCAGAGGGAACTGGCTTGGATCCACCAATTTTCATTGCAAGTTGGAGTGGGCTTATGGGTTCGTGGAATTTGATGCTTTTGCTGATGATCTAAACTTTGTCACCACCTTTTGTGGGGATTCTTCCTGTGTTTGGACTGCAAAACAAgatggggtttatttggccgACCAAAATGGTCAACTTGTTTTTAAGGATCATTGGGAAATGCTTCCATGa
- the LOC111781424 gene encoding probable UDP-3-O-acyl-N-acetylglucosamine deacetylase 2, mitochondrial isoform X2, translated as MLIPTALNALKSSRSISWSPTGRFQQTLAGCLELSGISLHSGKVSKVKLCPEFAGRGRYFDFKSNFIPASIDYAEESSLCTTLSKDGFKIRTVEHLLSALEAMGVDNCRIEIANEDAKDSEVEVPILDGSACKWVDAIEEVGLKLAIDQRGNCCEKMAPYVNQPVYAWRNDCYLVAFPASAVRITYGIDFPQVPGIGCQWFSTAPLDNMFYAEQIAPSRTFCIYEEVEQMRNMGLIRGGSIENALVCSVSKGWINPPLRFHDEPCRHKVLDFIGDISLFARLGSQGLPVAHIVVYKVSSL; from the exons ATGCTCATTCCTACTGCCCTCAACGCCCTCAAATCCTCAAGGTCAATATCTTGGTCGCCG ACGGGTAGGTTCCAGCAAACCTTGGCGGGATGTCTGGAGCTGAGTGGGATATCTCTGCATTCAGGGAAGGTTTCGAAAGTGAAGTTATGTCCGGAATTTGCAGGCAGAGGGAGGTATTTTGATTTCAAGTCCAACTTCATTCCTGCCTCGATCGATTATGCTGAAGAGTCGTCTCTTTGTACGACGCTCTCTAAGGATGGGTTTAAAATTCGAACTGTTGAGCATTTGCTTTCTGCCCTGGAGGCCATGGGGGTTGACAATTGTAGGATTGAGATAGCGAATGAAGACGCTAAAGACAGTGAAGTCGAG GTTCCAATTTTGGATGGATCTGCGTGTAAATGGGTGGATGCAATAGAGGAGGTTGGTCTTAAGTTGGCTATAGACCAGCGTGGCAACTGCTGTGAAAAAATGGCACCATATGTAAATCAACCTGTCTATGCGTGGAGGAATGACTGTTATCTTGTTGCTTTTCCAGCCTCAGCAGTTCGTATTACTTATGGAATTGACTTTCCTCAG GTGCCTGGCATTGGCTGCCAATGGTTTTCTACTGCTCCTTTGGACAATATGTTCTATGCCGAGCAAATAGCTCCATCAAGAACCTTTTGCATTTACGAGGAG GTAGAGCAAATGCGTAATATGGGGCTCATAAGAGGAGGCTCAATAGAAAATGCTTTAGTTTGCAG TGTCAGTAAAGGTTGGATCAATCCCCCATTGCGTTTCCATGATGAACCTTGTCGCCACAAGGTTTTAGATTTCATTGGTGATATCTCACTTTTTGCACGGTTAGGCAGTCAAGGGCTTCCGGTGGCACACATAGTGGTTTACAAGGTAAGTTCTTTGTGA
- the LOC111804500 gene encoding microtubule-associated protein 70-1-like isoform X1 — MAEISGDGGGFLPEVSNGRAVDSQATPTPIPAPNPTSLTVSGSFKEGKSSSRRRTSVRPSMDADDFFNLFPGSDPVKLELNRLENEVRDKDRELGEAQAKIKALKLSERLREKAVEELTEELSKAEEKLKLTESLLESKVFTEPFFFNLLYTFWLISCNLSCNILQNLEIKKINDEKKASMAAQFAAEATLRRVHAAQKDDDMPPIEAILAPLEAELKLARQEIAKLQDDNKALDRLTKSKEAALVDAERTVQSALAKASMVDDLQNKNQELMKQIEICQEENKILDKMHRQKVAEVEKLTQTVRELEEAVLAGGAAANAVRDYQRKVQEMNEERKTLDRELARAKVTANRVAVVVANEWKDANDKVMPVKQWLEERRFLQGEMQQLRDKLAIMERTAKSEALLKEKYQLRLRVLEESLRGSSGSNNRSTPEGRSISNGPSRRQSLGGVDNISKLTSNGFLSKKTPGSQYRPLSSSSSTVLKHAKGTSKSFDGGTRSLDRGKVSLNRLLPSYSFNQSCDASKDSEVNNDWKSNPDEKGNESPTLESEDSVPGTLYDLLQKEVIALRKGGHEKDQILKDKDDAIEMLAKKVETLTKAMEVEAKKMRREVAAMEKEVAAMRVEKVQENKAKRFGGSTKGPVSAAQLHPGRNVGRGGLNRSTQ; from the exons ATGGCGGAGATTTCTGGCGATGGAGGTGGGTTTTTGCCGGAGGTTAGCAATGGACGAGCGGTGGATTCTCAGGCTACGCCGACACCCATTCCGGCACCGAATCCAACGTCGTTGACGGTGTCGGGATCTTTCAAGGAGGGGAAGAGCTCGTCGAGGCGCCGGACGTCGGTTAGGCCGAGTATGGACGCCGACGACTTCTTTAACTTGTTTCCCGGCTCGGATCCGGTGAAGTTGGAGCTCAATCGCCTCGAGAATGAAGTGCGAG ATAAGGATCGAGAGCTCGGGGAAGCTCAGGCGAAGATCAAGGCATTAAAGTTGTCTGAGCGACTTAGAGAGAAGGCAGTTGAAGAG cTGACTGAAGAACTATCAAAGGCTGAGGAGAAGTTGAAATTGACAGAATCTCTTCTTGAAAGCAAGGTATTTActgaaccttttttttttaaccttctTTACACCTTTTGGTTGATATCATGTAATTTATCGTGTAATATTTTGCAGAAtcttgaaataaagaaaatcaatgatGAGAAGAAGGCTTCAATGGCAGCTCAATTTGCTGCTGAAGCTACTCTTAGGAGGGTACATGCTGCTCAAAAGGATGATGACATGCCTCCAATTGAAGCCATTCTTGCACCTTTGGAGGCTGAGCTCAAGCTTGCACGACAGGAG ATTGCTAAGCTTCAAGATGACAATAAAGCATTGGATCGTCTTACCAAATCAAAGGAAGCAGCTTTGGTTGATGCTGAGAGGACTGTTCAAAGTGCCCTGGCCAAGGCCTCTATGGTGGATGATTTACAGAATAAAAATCAGGAGTTGATGAAACAGATAGAGATTTGCCAG gaagaaaataaaatcttgGACAAGATGCACAGACAAAAAGTTGCAGAGGTTGAAAAATTAACGCAAACTGTGAGGGAGCTGGAGGAGGCTGTTCTTGCTGGTGGTGCTGCAGCAAATGCTGTGAGGGATTACCAGCGCAAAGTTCAAGAGATGAAT GAGGAAAGGAAAACTCTTGATAGAGAGTTGGCTCGTGCAAAGGTAACAGCCAACAGAGTGGCTGTTGTAGTAGCAAATGAATGGAAAGATGCAAATGATAAGGTTATGCCTGTAAAACAGTGGCTTGAAGAACGAAGATTTTTGCAG GGAGAAATGCAGCAACTTCGTGATAAACTTGCTATAATGGAACGAACTGCAAAGTCTGAAGCTCTATTGAAA GAGAAGTATCAGCTGCGACTTAGAGTGCTTGAAGAGAGCTTGAGAGGGTCTTCTGGCAGTAACAATCGGAGTACTCCTGAAGGGAGAAGTATAAGCAATGGCCCCTCTCGTCGGCAATCTTTGGGTGGAGTTGacaacatttcaaaattaacttcCAATGGATTTTTATCGAAAAAGACACCAGGTTCTCAGTATAGACCTTTGTCCTCAAGCAGTAGCACAGTGTTGAAACATGCCAAGGGTACGTCGAAATCATTTGATGGAGGCACGAGGTCATTGGACCGAGGAAAGGTGTCCTTAAATAGACTTCTACCCAGTTATTCATTCAATCAGTCCTGTGATGCAAGCAAGGACAGTGAAGTAAATAATGATTGGAAAAGTAATCCCGATGAAAAGGGAAATGAGTCTCCCACACTTGAGAGTGAAGACAGTGTTCCGGGTACATTGTACGATTTACTTCAGAAGGAGGTTATAGCTTTGAGAAAAGGCGGTCATGAGAAAGATCAAATCCTTAAAGACAAGGATGACGCCATTGAG ATGTTAGCAAAGAAGGTAGAGACGCTGACCAAAGCAATGGAGGTTGAGGCAAAGAAGATGAGAAGGGAAGTGGCTGCCATGGAGAAGGAGGTAGCAGCTATGCGTGTGGAGAAAGTGCAGGAGAACAAGGCAAAGAGATTTGGTGGCAGCACCAAGGGCCCCGTTAGTGCAGCACAACTGCATCCCGGAAG GAATGTTGGACGCGGTGGGTTGAATCGCAGCACTCAATAA
- the LOC111781982 gene encoding adagio protein 3-like, whose translation MAMAKNDDEPEVQSSVKRLKCSKHDDEQLENEEEEEQVSELPLKPGMFFYPMTPTSFVVSDALEPDFPIIYVNKVFEICTGYRADEVLGQNCRFLQYRDTHAQRRHPLVDPVVVSEIRRCLEEGVEFQGELLNFRKDGTPMVNRLRLAPIHDDDGTVTHIIGIQVFSETKIDLNRLSYPVFKETCAIKYDLSGKSAHLIDQSPFGQHKKICGILQLSDEVLAHNILSRLTPRDVASVGSVCRRIRQLTKNEHLRKMVCQNAWGREVTGTLEQMTDKLGWGRLARELTTLEAVCWRKLTVRGAVEPLRCNFSACAAGNRLVLFGGEGVNMQPMDDTFVLNLDAANPEWRRVSVKSSPPGRWGHTLSCLNGSWLVVFGGCGSQGLLNDVFVLDLDAQQPTWKEISGGAPPLPRSWHSSCMIEGSKLVVSGGCTDAGVLLSDTYLLDLTTDKPTWREIPTSGTPPSRLGHSLSVYGRTKILMFGGLAKSGHLRLRSGEAYTIDLEEEKPRWRQLECSAFTGIGGQSAVVPPPRLDHVAVSMPCGRIIIFGGSIAGLHSPSQLFLLDPSEEKPSWRILNVPGQPPKFAWGHSTCVVGGTRVLVLGGHTGEEWLLNELHELCLASGQDSDL comes from the exons ATGGCAATGGCGAAAAACGATGATGAACCGGAGGTTCAGAGCTCCGTCAAGAGGCTAAAATGCTCTAAGCACGACGATGAACAGCtcgaaaatgaagaagaagaagagcaggTGAGTGAACTTCCATTGAAGCCAGGCATGTTCTTCTACCCAATGACGCCAACTTCCTTCGTGGTCTCCGATGCTCTGGAGCCCGATTTCCCAATCATCTACGTCAACAAAGTCTTCGAGATCTGTACCGGATATCGCGCCGATGAGGTCCTCGGCCAGAATTG TCGGTTCTTACAATATAGAGATACTCATGCACAAAGGCGCCACCCTTTGGTAGATCCAGTGGTTGTTTCTGAAATCAGAAGATGTCTTGAGGAAGGCGTTGAATTCCAAGGTGAACTCCTCAATTTCAGAAAGGATGGCACTCCTATGGTGAATAGGTTACGGCTTGCACCGatacatgatgatgatggtacTGTAACACACATTATAGGAATTCAAGTGTTTTCTGAGACAAAGATAGACCTTAATCGGTTGTCATATCCCGTTTTCAAAGAAACTTGTGCAATAAAATATGATCTATCAGGCAAAAGTGCTCATCTGATTGATCAATCACCATTTGGTCAGCATAAAAAAATCTGTGGGATACTACAGCTTTCAGATGAAGTCTTAGCCCATAACATTTTATCACGCTTGACGCCACGAGATGTTGCATCTGTTGGATCAGTGTGCCGAAGGATTCGTCAATTGACGAAGAACGAACATTTAAGGAAGATGGTATGTCAGAATGCATGGGGAAGAGAAGTGACTGGAACATTGGAACAAATGACAGATAAACTTGGTTGGGGGCGCTTGGCCAGGGAACTTACAACTCTTGAAGCTGTATGTTGGAGAAAACTGACAGTTAGGGGAGCTGTGGAGCCTTTACGTTGCAACTTTAGTGCTTGTGCAGCAGGTAATCGACTTGTATTATTTGGTGGGGAAGGAGTCAATATGCAGCCCATGGATGATACCTTTGTTCTCAATCTTGATGCTGCAAATCCAGAGTGGCGAAGAGTAAGCGTGAAATCCTCCCCGCCTGGACGTTGGGGCCACACTTTATCATGTTTGAATGGTTCTTGGTTAGTTGTTTTTGGTGGATGCGGCAGTCAAGGATTGCTCAACGACGTGTTTGTACTCGATTTGGATGCTCAGCAACCAACGTGGAAAGAAATCTCTGGTGGAGCTCCTCCATTGCCTAGATCCTGGCATAGCTCCTGTATGATCGAAGGTTCTAAACTGGTTGTTTCAGGTGGATGCACAGATGCCGGGGTGCTTCTCAGTGACACATACTTGTTGGATCTAACAACAGACAAGCCAACCTGGAGAGAGATTCCCACATCCGGGACTCCCCCATCTAGATTGGGACATTCTCTGTCAGTTTATGGTCGGACAAAGATTCTAATGTTTGGTGGACTTGCCAAGAGCGGACACCTACGCTTACGATCGGGAGAGGCGTACACCATAGATTTAGAAGAGGAAAAACCCCGGTGGAGGCAACTTGAGTGCAGTGCATTCACTGGCATAGGCGGCCAGAGTGCTGTAGTTCCTCCACCAAGACTCGATCATGTAGCAGTCAGCATGCCCTGTGGAAGGATTATCATTTTTGGAGGCTCGATCGCCGGGTTACATTCGCCTTCTCAACTGTTCCTTTTGGATCCATCCGAGGAGAAACCATCATGGAGGATTCTCAATGTTCCTGGACAACCACCAAAATTTGCTTGGGGACACAGTACTTGTGTGGTTGGAGGAACAAGAGTTTTGGTATTGGGCGGCCACACCGGGGAAGAATGGTTACTCAATGAATTGCACGAACTCTGCTTAGCTAGTGGGCAAGATTCAGATCTTTGA
- the LOC111781424 gene encoding probable UDP-3-O-acyl-N-acetylglucosamine deacetylase 2, mitochondrial isoform X1 has product MLIPTALNALKSSRSISWSPTGRFQQTLAGCLELSGISLHSGKVSKVKLCPEFAGRGRYFDFKSNFIPASIDYAEESSLCTTLSKDGFKIRTVEHLLSALEAMGVDNCRIEIANEDAKDSEVEVPILDGSACKWVDAIEEVGLKLAIDQRGNCCEKMAPYVNQPVYAWRNDCYLVAFPASAVRITYGIDFPQVPGIGCQWFSTAPLDNMFYAEQIAPSRTFCIYEEVEQMRNMGLIRGGSIENALVCSVSKGWINPPLRFHDEPCRHKVLDFIGDISLFARLGSQGLPVAHIVVYKGGHSMHANFVRRLSENI; this is encoded by the exons ATGCTCATTCCTACTGCCCTCAACGCCCTCAAATCCTCAAGGTCAATATCTTGGTCGCCG ACGGGTAGGTTCCAGCAAACCTTGGCGGGATGTCTGGAGCTGAGTGGGATATCTCTGCATTCAGGGAAGGTTTCGAAAGTGAAGTTATGTCCGGAATTTGCAGGCAGAGGGAGGTATTTTGATTTCAAGTCCAACTTCATTCCTGCCTCGATCGATTATGCTGAAGAGTCGTCTCTTTGTACGACGCTCTCTAAGGATGGGTTTAAAATTCGAACTGTTGAGCATTTGCTTTCTGCCCTGGAGGCCATGGGGGTTGACAATTGTAGGATTGAGATAGCGAATGAAGACGCTAAAGACAGTGAAGTCGAG GTTCCAATTTTGGATGGATCTGCGTGTAAATGGGTGGATGCAATAGAGGAGGTTGGTCTTAAGTTGGCTATAGACCAGCGTGGCAACTGCTGTGAAAAAATGGCACCATATGTAAATCAACCTGTCTATGCGTGGAGGAATGACTGTTATCTTGTTGCTTTTCCAGCCTCAGCAGTTCGTATTACTTATGGAATTGACTTTCCTCAG GTGCCTGGCATTGGCTGCCAATGGTTTTCTACTGCTCCTTTGGACAATATGTTCTATGCCGAGCAAATAGCTCCATCAAGAACCTTTTGCATTTACGAGGAG GTAGAGCAAATGCGTAATATGGGGCTCATAAGAGGAGGCTCAATAGAAAATGCTTTAGTTTGCAG TGTCAGTAAAGGTTGGATCAATCCCCCATTGCGTTTCCATGATGAACCTTGTCGCCACAAGGTTTTAGATTTCATTGGTGATATCTCACTTTTTGCACGGTTAGGCAGTCAAGGGCTTCCGGTGGCACACATAGTGGTTTACAAG GGTGGTCATTCCATGCATGCCAATTTTGTTCGCCGCTTATCGGAAAACATTTGA
- the LOC111804500 gene encoding microtubule-associated protein 70-1-like isoform X2 has protein sequence MAEISGDGGGFLPEVSNGRAVDSQATPTPIPAPNPTSLTVSGSFKEGKSSSRRRTSVRPSMDADDFFNLFPGSDPVKLELNRLENEVRDKDRELGEAQAKIKALKLSERLREKAVEELTEELSKAEEKLKLTESLLESKNLEIKKINDEKKASMAAQFAAEATLRRVHAAQKDDDMPPIEAILAPLEAELKLARQEIAKLQDDNKALDRLTKSKEAALVDAERTVQSALAKASMVDDLQNKNQELMKQIEICQEENKILDKMHRQKVAEVEKLTQTVRELEEAVLAGGAAANAVRDYQRKVQEMNEERKTLDRELARAKVTANRVAVVVANEWKDANDKVMPVKQWLEERRFLQGEMQQLRDKLAIMERTAKSEALLKEKYQLRLRVLEESLRGSSGSNNRSTPEGRSISNGPSRRQSLGGVDNISKLTSNGFLSKKTPGSQYRPLSSSSSTVLKHAKGTSKSFDGGTRSLDRGKVSLNRLLPSYSFNQSCDASKDSEVNNDWKSNPDEKGNESPTLESEDSVPGTLYDLLQKEVIALRKGGHEKDQILKDKDDAIEMLAKKVETLTKAMEVEAKKMRREVAAMEKEVAAMRVEKVQENKAKRFGGSTKGPVSAAQLHPGRNVGRGGLNRSTQ, from the exons ATGGCGGAGATTTCTGGCGATGGAGGTGGGTTTTTGCCGGAGGTTAGCAATGGACGAGCGGTGGATTCTCAGGCTACGCCGACACCCATTCCGGCACCGAATCCAACGTCGTTGACGGTGTCGGGATCTTTCAAGGAGGGGAAGAGCTCGTCGAGGCGCCGGACGTCGGTTAGGCCGAGTATGGACGCCGACGACTTCTTTAACTTGTTTCCCGGCTCGGATCCGGTGAAGTTGGAGCTCAATCGCCTCGAGAATGAAGTGCGAG ATAAGGATCGAGAGCTCGGGGAAGCTCAGGCGAAGATCAAGGCATTAAAGTTGTCTGAGCGACTTAGAGAGAAGGCAGTTGAAGAG cTGACTGAAGAACTATCAAAGGCTGAGGAGAAGTTGAAATTGACAGAATCTCTTCTTGAAAGCAAG AAtcttgaaataaagaaaatcaatgatGAGAAGAAGGCTTCAATGGCAGCTCAATTTGCTGCTGAAGCTACTCTTAGGAGGGTACATGCTGCTCAAAAGGATGATGACATGCCTCCAATTGAAGCCATTCTTGCACCTTTGGAGGCTGAGCTCAAGCTTGCACGACAGGAG ATTGCTAAGCTTCAAGATGACAATAAAGCATTGGATCGTCTTACCAAATCAAAGGAAGCAGCTTTGGTTGATGCTGAGAGGACTGTTCAAAGTGCCCTGGCCAAGGCCTCTATGGTGGATGATTTACAGAATAAAAATCAGGAGTTGATGAAACAGATAGAGATTTGCCAG gaagaaaataaaatcttgGACAAGATGCACAGACAAAAAGTTGCAGAGGTTGAAAAATTAACGCAAACTGTGAGGGAGCTGGAGGAGGCTGTTCTTGCTGGTGGTGCTGCAGCAAATGCTGTGAGGGATTACCAGCGCAAAGTTCAAGAGATGAAT GAGGAAAGGAAAACTCTTGATAGAGAGTTGGCTCGTGCAAAGGTAACAGCCAACAGAGTGGCTGTTGTAGTAGCAAATGAATGGAAAGATGCAAATGATAAGGTTATGCCTGTAAAACAGTGGCTTGAAGAACGAAGATTTTTGCAG GGAGAAATGCAGCAACTTCGTGATAAACTTGCTATAATGGAACGAACTGCAAAGTCTGAAGCTCTATTGAAA GAGAAGTATCAGCTGCGACTTAGAGTGCTTGAAGAGAGCTTGAGAGGGTCTTCTGGCAGTAACAATCGGAGTACTCCTGAAGGGAGAAGTATAAGCAATGGCCCCTCTCGTCGGCAATCTTTGGGTGGAGTTGacaacatttcaaaattaacttcCAATGGATTTTTATCGAAAAAGACACCAGGTTCTCAGTATAGACCTTTGTCCTCAAGCAGTAGCACAGTGTTGAAACATGCCAAGGGTACGTCGAAATCATTTGATGGAGGCACGAGGTCATTGGACCGAGGAAAGGTGTCCTTAAATAGACTTCTACCCAGTTATTCATTCAATCAGTCCTGTGATGCAAGCAAGGACAGTGAAGTAAATAATGATTGGAAAAGTAATCCCGATGAAAAGGGAAATGAGTCTCCCACACTTGAGAGTGAAGACAGTGTTCCGGGTACATTGTACGATTTACTTCAGAAGGAGGTTATAGCTTTGAGAAAAGGCGGTCATGAGAAAGATCAAATCCTTAAAGACAAGGATGACGCCATTGAG ATGTTAGCAAAGAAGGTAGAGACGCTGACCAAAGCAATGGAGGTTGAGGCAAAGAAGATGAGAAGGGAAGTGGCTGCCATGGAGAAGGAGGTAGCAGCTATGCGTGTGGAGAAAGTGCAGGAGAACAAGGCAAAGAGATTTGGTGGCAGCACCAAGGGCCCCGTTAGTGCAGCACAACTGCATCCCGGAAG GAATGTTGGACGCGGTGGGTTGAATCGCAGCACTCAATAA
- the LOC111808712 gene encoding uncharacterized protein LOC111808712, translating into MANHLQTSPILHSDSLPTVLRPLSGDLNTTPTKISFSFSFTIHGSLNFRARRRRQRPYDCAARRRVRYDDEEDEDEEYGHNEQIALLESYTRGAAGEALIVHAALDGDLVEVLVFKGFSSCLSYATSSDPSRSVLPARATIQSIDRIKGPFDPSNIEYIQRGFNFIILLGLCVHFNRLRHIRLSFTLGQVIRLNLTSARGQSLSMQRRISSCHLDPHRHSSYVLASFRVSGCRRPSQLVRSCHREWARVSLISSGLPEHPFIWVLSRHWPSHAHVVSFTDTVSDSRCM; encoded by the exons ATGGCGAACCACCTCCAAACATCCCCAATCCTGCACTCCGATTCTCTCCCCACCGTTCTCCGGCCACTTTCCGGCGACCTAAACACTACTCCAACCaaaatctctttctctttctctttcacaATCCACggttctctaaatttcagagctcgccgccgccgccaacGCCCTTACGATTGCGCTGCTCGGCGGAGAGTCCGATacgatgatgaagaagatgaagatgaagagtaTGGCCACAATGAACAGATTGCGCTGCTGGAATCCTACACTCGGGGCGCTGCCGGCGAGGCGCTGATCGTTCACGCGGCGCTCGATGGCGACCTCGTTGAAGTTCTCGTCTTCAAG GGATTCTCGTCATGCTTGAGCTATGCGACTTCATCTGATCCATCCAGAAGTGTTCTTCCAGCAAGAGCAACGATTCAATCCATTGATAGAATCAAGGGCCCATTTGATCCCTCAAATATCGAATACATTCAGAGGG gtttcaattttatcattttgttaGGATTGTGCGTGCATttcaatcgtctgcgacacaTCCGACTTTCCTttacactaggccaagtcattcggctCAACCTTACCTCTGCTCGGGGCCAAagtctctcaatgcaacgtcgcatctcatcttgtcatcttgATCCCCATCGACATAGTTCATATGTCTTGGCGTCATTTCGAGTCTCGGGATGTCGTCGGCCATCACAACTCGTTCggtcatgccatcgagaatgggcccgcgtgtcgctcatctcatcgggacttcccgaacatccattcatctgggttctatcgaggcattggcCCTCCCATGCCCATGTCGtgtcatttacggataccgtGTCGGATAGCaggtgtatgtag
- the LOC111805884 gene encoding S-protein homolog 74-like produces MTGASEEQQQQERSLIDIPKFRVEIRNGLQMYILDSHCFSKDDDLGLHILFPDDQQSWSFRDNIWGRTLFHCRLEWERGFKEFDAFFVDEVFFDEYCSNFRCIWIAKQDGIYMLNKAGQEVFYHRWKLLRLP; encoded by the coding sequence ATGACAGGTGCAagtgaagaacaacaacaacaggaAAGATCTCTTATTGATATCCCCAAATTTCGTGTCGAAATTCGCAACGGGTTACAAATGTATATATTGGATAGCCATTGCTTTTCTAAAGACGACGATTTGGGATTACACATACTCTTTCCAGACGATCAACAAAGTTGGTCGTTTAGAGACAATATATGGGGAAGAACATTATTCCATTGTAGATTGGAATGGGAAAGAGGGTTTAAGGAATTTGATGCATTCTTTGTTGATGAGGTTTTCTTTGATGAGTACTGTTCCAACTTTAGGTGCATTTGGATCGCTAAACAAGATGGGATTTATATGTTGAATAAAGCTGGTCAAGAGGTCTTCTATCATCGTTGGAAATTGCTTAGGTTGCCGTGA